The genomic DNA TTTGATAGAGCTTTACTTATAAGTGCAACAGGGACAGGAAAGACATATCTGTCAGCCTTTGATGTCAAACAGGCTAAGGCTAAAAAAATACTTTTTGTAGCACATAGAAAAGTTATTTTAGAAAGGTCAAAAATTAGTTATCAAAAGATTTTAAAAGATAAGAAAATGGAAATTTTTGACAATAATTATTATCAAATAAGTGATAAAGATGAAGTAGTTTTTGCTATGGTACAAACTTTAAATAAAGAGAAAAATTTGAATATTTTTCCAAAAGACTATTTTGATTACATTATCATAGATGAAGTTCATCACGGTGGAGCTAAGACTTATCAAAGTATTTTTGAATATTTTAAACCTAAATTTCTATTAGGAATAACAGCAACTCCTGAAAGAACTGATGATTTTAATATATATCAACTTTTTAACTATAATGTCGCTTATGAAATTCGTTTACAGGATGCTATGAAAGAAGAACTTTTATGTCCATTCCATTATTTTGGAATTTCTGATATTTCAATAGATGGAGAAACTATTGATGAAAAAACTTCTATAAAAAAACTTACTTCTGATGAAAGAGTGAAACATATTTTAGAGAAAAGTAAGTATTATTCGTATAGCGGAGATAAATTACATTGTTTAATTTTTGTTTCAAAAGTTGAAGAAGCAAAAATATTAGTTGAAAAATTTTTAGAACAAGGGGTAAAAGCTATTGCTTTAAGTTCTGAAAATTCTGATAATGAAAGAGAAGAAGCTATCAGAAAATTAGAACAAGGAGAGATAGAATATATAATATCAGTGGATATATTCAATGAAGGAGTGGATATCCCCTGCGTTAATCAGGTGATACTTTTAAGACCTACTACTTCTGCAATAGTATATATCCAACAGTTGGGTAGAGGGCTTAGAAAACATAAAAATAAGGATTATACAGTAGTTTTAGATTTTATTGGTAACTATGAGAAAAATTTTTTAATTCCAATAGCAATATCTCAAAATAATAGCTATGATAAGGATTTTATGAAAAGATTTTTAATGAATGCTACAGATTTTTTAGCTGGGGAAAGTTCAATAAGTTTTGATGAAATTTCAAAAGAAAGAATATTTGAAAATATCAATAAGACTAATTTTTCTAACAGAAAACTTATAGAAGAGGATTTTAAATTATTGGAAAAACAATTAGGGAAAGTACCTTATCTATATGATTTCTATAAGAGAAATATGATATCACCTACTGTAATTTTAAAATATAAAAAAGATTATGATGAAGTTTTAAAAAATATAGCACCTAAATATAGAATGGGAACATTAAATAATGAAGAAAAGAAATTTTTAATATTCTTATCAACTTTCTTTACTCCAGCAAAGAGAATATATGAAATGTTAATATTAAAAGAAATATTAATTAAACAAAAATTAAACATAGATGA from Fusobacterium simiae includes the following:
- a CDS encoding DEAD/DEAH box helicase, translated to MENILLQALKTSSIDFNIDSDEKYQYELIANGEEKIVTRLRKYFEDCDEFIISVAFITMGGISLFLEELKNLENKGIKGKILTGDYLTFTEPKALKKLLSYKNIDLKVATNRKHHTKAYFFRKGNIWTLIVGSSNLTQGALTVNFEWNIKVNSLENGKIVKSVLETFNKEFDNLKTLTEEDIENYQKRYEQLKKITEVNNQNIDLDKIEPNSMQVQALKNLEETRKEFDRALLISATGTGKTYLSAFDVKQAKAKKILFVAHRKVILERSKISYQKILKDKKMEIFDNNYYQISDKDEVVFAMVQTLNKEKNLNIFPKDYFDYIIIDEVHHGGAKTYQSIFEYFKPKFLLGITATPERTDDFNIYQLFNYNVAYEIRLQDAMKEELLCPFHYFGISDISIDGETIDEKTSIKKLTSDERVKHILEKSKYYSYSGDKLHCLIFVSKVEEAKILVEKFLEQGVKAIALSSENSDNEREEAIRKLEQGEIEYIISVDIFNEGVDIPCVNQVILLRPTTSAIVYIQQLGRGLRKHKNKDYTVVLDFIGNYEKNFLIPIAISQNNSYDKDFMKRFLMNATDFLAGESSISFDEISKERIFENINKTNFSNRKLIEEDFKLLEKQLGKVPYLYDFYKRNMISPTVILKYKKDYDEVLKNIAPKYRMGTLNNEEKKFLIFLSTFFTPAKRIYEMLILKEILIKQKLNIDETINIMKNKYSLSNQENREKEDSIKNAFEHLSKEIFKTLSTTKSFEPILYKKDEEYYLDEKFKTSYEKNSYFKILIDDLIKYNLAFAEKNYNDFTNESIKLFGEYTKQEAFWYLNLNFNNGFQVSGYTPFENERKLLIFITMDNLSERADYSNEFYDSQTFSWFSKSSRYLKKDNKITIEGKIAENYYEINVFVKKNNGENFYYLGTVEKVLSAKEIKDSQGKSMVKYIFKLKRDVKKELLDYFNM